The Anaerolineae bacterium genomic sequence GCACCTGATACACATACTGCCCCAAATAGCGCCGCGAAGTGGCCTGCACCACCGTCACCGCAGGATGCTCAAGCAACAAACGCAGCAGTTCCCCGCCGGTATAGCCAGAAGCGCCCACAATGCTTGCGGTGAAACTCGTTGGGGTGGTCATGAGACCTCCGTAGGGAAAAGGGCTCGATTAGCGCGCCGCATTCGCCACGCGCAGGACGTATTCCACGATCTCGCCAGCGATGTCCACGCCAGTGGTGGGTTGAGCGGTGTGGAACTCCATGGTGTGATTGATCTCGTTGACCAGATAACCACGCTCCGGGTGCTCCAAGATGTCCACCGCCAGCACCCCACCGCCGACCGCCTGGGCCGCCTGAAGGCAAAGGGCTTCCAATTCGGGAGTTAGTGGACAGACCTCCCCTGCGCCGCCACGGGCGGTGTTGGTGATCCAGTGCTCGGATTTGCGATAGATGGCCGCCACCACTTTGTCGCCGATGACCAGGGCACGGATGTCGCGGCCCGGCTTGGCGATGTACTCCTGAATGTAAAACACCGCCTGCTGGGGGGAACCCAGGGTAGCGCGGTGCTCCAGGATGGCCTCGGCGGCATCCCGGTCGTTGATCTTGGCCAACAGTCGGCCCCAAGAGCCCACCACCGGCTTGAGCACCACCGGGTAGCCCAGTTCCTCGATGGCTTCCAGCGCCGATTGAGGGGTAAAGGCCAGGCGCGTTCGAGGCTGCGGAAGCCCCGCGCGGGCCAGGGCCAGGGTAGTGGCCATCTTGTCACCACAAATTTCGGCTACACGAAAAGTGTTCACCGTGGGCACGCCCAGGGCCTCCAAAGTGCGCAAAGCATACAACCCGCGCGTGGCGCTGATGCTCCGCGAGAGCACCGCGTCGAACCGCTGCCATGGCGCGGGGTCCTGAGGATCGAAGTGGATCAGGCGGTCGTCCAGACGCTCATAGTCCACCCCCCGGGTTTCCAGGGCGGCGAAGATCCACTTTTCTTCCACCCGCACGCGAGAATAGATCACACCGATGCAATAACGTTTCATGATTCGTTACTTGGTTGCCTGGTTGTTTGGTTGATGGTTGGACCTGGTCAGGGCAGGCCGCTCCCCTCTCCTCCCCCAGCCGGGGGAGGAGAGGGGAGGATTGTGGGGAAGAGCAGGGGGCTCCCAGATCGAGGGTCTTGGGCCTTACTCGCCCCAGTCCTCCTCTTCCATAGGCGCCAGTTCCACGGCAGGCGGATCTAACGAAACCACCTCTAACTCCACGCCGCAATCGGGACAGACAACGATTTCGTTGACCTCGGTGCCGGGTTCCAGATCAAATTCGGCAGCACATTCGGGACAAGTGACATTCATGGACATGAGAGCCTCCTCTTTTGGGATGTTGGGGGTTGGTTACCTGGTTGCCTGATCAGGGTAGGCCTGAGGGAGCTGTTGGGTCAGCAAGACCTGGGCCTGGTTCAACTGGGCCCGGACCGCCTCGGGGGAGGTACCGCCTTCCACCCGGCGGCGGCGGATGCTTTCCATGGGGTCCAGCACCCGGGCCACCACTTCCGGGGTCAGCGATGGATGCAGGGCCCGGTAGGCCTCCGGGGGCAGGGCATCCAGCGGGGTCCCGGCGGTTTCGGCCTGGCGGATGAGTTCCCCCACCAGGTGATGAGCCTCACGGAAGGGGACGCCCTGCTCCACCAGATAATCCGCCAGGTCGGTGGCCAGGGTGGCTTTGTGGACGGCGGCACGCAATCGGTCGGCGTTCACGGTGAGGGTGCGCAGGGCATTGGCCAGGACGGGCACCAGGGCGTAAAGCGTATCGGCCGCGCGGAAGACGGGCTCTTTATCCTCCTGCAGGTCTTTGTCGTAGGCCGAGGGCAGGCCCTTGAGGGTACTCAGCAGGCCGGTGAGTAGACCAATGAGGGCACCACTCTTGCCACGGGCCAGTTCGAAGGCGTCGGGGTTCTTCTTTTGGGGCATCAGGCTGGAGCCGGTGGCGTAGGCATCGCTCAGAGTGAAGAAACCGAACTCGGTGCCAGAAAACAGGATGAGCGCCTCGGCCAGCCGACTGAGGTGGACGCCGACCAGGGCGGCGAAGAAAAGGAATTCGGCGGCGAAGTCGCGGTCGGAGACGGCGTCCAGGCTGTTGGGGGCAACCACGGCAAAGCCCAACTCCCTGGCCAGAGCCTGGCGATCCACCGGGTAGGTGGTGCCCGCCAGGGCCGCCGCGCCCAACGGCAGGGCCGCCGCCCGCCGGGTCAACTGGTAAAGCCGCTCGCGGTCGCGCTGGAGGGGCCAGAAGTGGCTCAGCCACCAGTGCCCCAGCAGGATGGGCTGGGCCTGCTGGAGGTGGGTGTAGCCGGGCATGACCACCTCCAGGTCGGCCTTGGCGCGCTCCAGCAAGGCGGCCTGCAGGTCGGCCAAAGCCTCGTCTAAACGGGGTCGCTGATCCAGCAGCCAGAGGCGAAAGTCGGTGGCCACCTGATCGTTGCGACTGCGTCCGGTGTGCAGTTTCCCGGCCAGGGGGCCGATGAGTTCGCGCAGGCGCCGCTCCACCGCGGTATGGATGTCTTCGTCGGTCGGGGCGAAGACAAAGGTACCCTCGGCAAATTCTTGGGCCACGCGGTGCAATCCCTGCTGGATGGTCTGGGCCTCCTCGGCGGTGAGCACCCCGGCTCCTTGCAGGGCCTTGGCCCAGGCCAGGCTGCCGTGGATGTCATGGAAGGCCAGCCGCCGATCCACCATGATGGAGGCGTTGAGGGCCCACATTTGCGGATCCGTTCCCTGGGCAAAGCGCCCGCCCCAAAGTTTGGCTTCCGTATCCTGTGCCATACACCGCTCCTGGGTGTGAAAGACGCAGAGAATGGGAAATGTAGAGGACTCAAAGGCGTGGAAGACGCAAAGGGAGTGGGAGACACAGAGGGCTCAGAGGCTTTTCAAGGGAACCCTTGGCTCCTCACCTTTCGCCCTCCTCTGCGCCTCTGCGTCCCTCTGTGTCTCTGCGCTAATCCCGCTTAAAACGCGAGTAATCGGGCTTGGGCATGTCCAGCCCCGCTACGGGGAGTTTGTTCAGTGCCCTCACCTTCAGCGGCAGGCCAAAGAGGTGGATAAAGCCCTCGGCGTCGGACTGGTCATACACATCTTCCTGACCGAAGGTGGCGAAATCCTCACGGTAGAGGCTGAAGGGGCTCTTGCGGCCGGCAGGGATGATGTTGCCCTTGTAGAGTTTGAGGCGCACGATGCCGGTGACCGGCCCCTGGGTGGCATCTACGAAGGCGTCCAGGGCCTCACGCAGGGGGCTGAACCACAGGCCGTTGTACACCAACTCGGCGTACTTCAGGGCCACCAGGTCTTTGAACTGCATGGTGGCGTGATCCAGCACCAGAGATTCCAGTTCTCGGTGGGCCGCCAGGAGGATGGTGCCGCCGGGGGTCTCGTAGATGCCGCGGGACTTCATGCCCACCAGGCGGTTCTCGACCATATCCACCCGGCCGATGCCATGCTTGGCCCCCAGGGCGTTGAGATAGGCTACCAACTCAGCCGGGGCCATCTTCTGGCCGTTGACGGCCACGGGGGTGCCGGTCTCGAACTCGATCTCCACATACTCCGGTTCGTTGGGGGCTTCCAGGGGCGAAGCGGTGAGCATGAACACCGACTCATCGGGCTCCCACCAGGGGTCTTCCAGGGGGCCGCCCTCGTGGGAGATGTGCCACAGGTTGTGATCGCGGCTGTAGATGGTTTTGGTGGTGGCCGTGACGGGGATGTTGTGGGCCTGGGCGTAGGCGATGGCGTCCTCACGGGAGCGAATGACCCACTCGCGCCAGGGGGCGATGACCTTGAGACGCGGGTCGAGGGCCATGACCGTGAGTTCGAAGCGCACCTGGTCGTTGCCCTTGCCCGTGGCTCCATGGGCCACCGCGTCGGCCCCCACCTGATGGGCCACATCCACCAGATACTTGGCGATGAGCGGGCGGGCGATGGAGGTACCCAACAGGTACTTGCGCTCGTACACCGCACCGGCCCGCAACACGCGGAAGAGGTACTCACTGGCGAACTCGTTGCGCAGGTCCTTGATCACGATTCGACTGGCGCCGCTGGCCAGGGCCTTTTCTTCCAGGCCCTCCAACTCGGCGCCCTGGCCCAGGTCGGCGGTGAAACAGACCACCTCACAGCCGTAGTTCTCCTTCAGCCAGGGGACGATGACCGAGGTGTCCAGCCCGCCGGAGTAGGCTAACACCACCTTTTTCACCTGGGGCTTTGCCGCTGCACTCATGCCGAACCTCCTCAAAGGTATGAAAAAAGCCCTCCTTCCGGGGGAAGGAGGGCGACGAACTTCCAGTGCACGCACGTCTGGCGTCAAGGTACACGCGCCCGCACCCGCCTTTCCCGCCGGGGAAGGGGGCTGCTCTTACGAGGACGACGGACGCGCAATTCGTGGCTCATCACGAGGTTGGTTATACCAACGCCCCACGGTTCTGTCAAGGCAAAGCCGGATAAAAAAAGCGTAAACGACGCCCTACGGCGACGGCCCCCAGGATGAGCCATGTTTTGGTAAACTATCGTCACTACCGAGGCGCGCTCCCTCCTCTCGAAGCGGCCTGGACCGACGCGCCGGGGCTGTTGTAACGAACGGCGCGGTTTTCCGTCTCTACCTTTGAGTCAAGGGAAAAGAAGCCCCATGGAAGCCCACGAACTCCTGCAACGCGCGGCCAGAGGCGACGCCGAGGCCTTTGGCGATTTCTA encodes the following:
- the argH gene encoding argininosuccinate lyase: MAQDTEAKLWGGRFAQGTDPQMWALNASIMVDRRLAFHDIHGSLAWAKALQGAGVLTAEEAQTIQQGLHRVAQEFAEGTFVFAPTDEDIHTAVERRLRELIGPLAGKLHTGRSRNDQVATDFRLWLLDQRPRLDEALADLQAALLERAKADLEVVMPGYTHLQQAQPILLGHWWLSHFWPLQRDRERLYQLTRRAAALPLGAAALAGTTYPVDRQALARELGFAVVAPNSLDAVSDRDFAAEFLFFAALVGVHLSRLAEALILFSGTEFGFFTLSDAYATGSSLMPQKKNPDAFELARGKSGALIGLLTGLLSTLKGLPSAYDKDLQEDKEPVFRAADTLYALVPVLANALRTLTVNADRLRAAVHKATLATDLADYLVEQGVPFREAHHLVGELIRQAETAGTPLDALPPEAYRALHPSLTPEVVARVLDPMESIRRRRVEGGTSPEAVRAQLNQAQVLLTQQLPQAYPDQATR
- the lysW gene encoding lysine biosynthesis protein LysW, whose translation is MNVTCPECAAEFDLEPGTEVNEIVVCPDCGVELEVVSLDPPAVELAPMEEEDWGE
- the lysX gene encoding lysine biosynthesis protein LysX, producing MKRYCIGVIYSRVRVEEKWIFAALETRGVDYERLDDRLIHFDPQDPAPWQRFDAVLSRSISATRGLYALRTLEALGVPTVNTFRVAEICGDKMATTLALARAGLPQPRTRLAFTPQSALEAIEELGYPVVLKPVVGSWGRLLAKINDRDAAEAILEHRATLGSPQQAVFYIQEYIAKPGRDIRALVIGDKVVAAIYRKSEHWITNTARGGAGEVCPLTPELEALCLQAAQAVGGGVLAVDILEHPERGYLVNEINHTMEFHTAQPTTGVDIAGEIVEYVLRVANAAR
- a CDS encoding argininosuccinate synthase encodes the protein MSAAAKPQVKKVVLAYSGGLDTSVIVPWLKENYGCEVVCFTADLGQGAELEGLEEKALASGASRIVIKDLRNEFASEYLFRVLRAGAVYERKYLLGTSIARPLIAKYLVDVAHQVGADAVAHGATGKGNDQVRFELTVMALDPRLKVIAPWREWVIRSREDAIAYAQAHNIPVTATTKTIYSRDHNLWHISHEGGPLEDPWWEPDESVFMLTASPLEAPNEPEYVEIEFETGTPVAVNGQKMAPAELVAYLNALGAKHGIGRVDMVENRLVGMKSRGIYETPGGTILLAAHRELESLVLDHATMQFKDLVALKYAELVYNGLWFSPLREALDAFVDATQGPVTGIVRLKLYKGNIIPAGRKSPFSLYREDFATFGQEDVYDQSDAEGFIHLFGLPLKVRALNKLPVAGLDMPKPDYSRFKRD